A region from the Salvelinus sp. IW2-2015 linkage group LG19, ASM291031v2, whole genome shotgun sequence genome encodes:
- the LOC111979384 gene encoding phosducin-like: MKEMHERLSFGPKFESVVELDSAEAFLELIEKAHRLTLVIVHIYKDGVKGCEALNCLATEYPSIKFCRIQAAATGAXERFSDNVLPTILVYKAGELLGNFLSMTQHLSEEFFATDIEAFLSEYGLLPEKEFAACPDEEEAGVEVE; this comes from the coding sequence ATGAAGGAGATGCACGAGCGTCTCAGCTTTGGCCCTAAGTTCGAAAGCGTGGTGGAGTTGGACAGCGCCGAGGCCTTCCTGGAGCTCATTGAGAAGGCGCACAGGCTCACCCTGGTGATCGTACACATCTACAAGGACGGGGTCAAAGGTTGCGAGGCACTCAACTGCCTGGCCACCGAGTACCCCAGCATCAAGTTCTGCCGCATCCAGGCGGCCGCAACAGGTGCCGKCGAGCGCTTCTCAGACAACGTGCTGCCCACCATTCTGGTGTACAAGGCAGGCGAGCTGCTAGGCAACTTCCTGTCCATGACACAGCACCTCAGYGAGGAGTTCTTCGCTACCGATATCGAGGCTTTCCTCAGCGAGTACGGCCTGCTGCCCGAGAAGGAGTTTGCGGCCTGTCCTGATGAGGAGGAGGCAGGTGTGGAGGTGGAATAA